The Henckelia pumila isolate YLH828 chromosome 2, ASM3356847v2, whole genome shotgun sequence genome includes a window with the following:
- the LOC140879180 gene encoding uncharacterized protein isoform X2, whose translation MLNDDFDRGERDSSKHGDEVKVDCGEPPSLALKRKLNNRENALCEFDLTLREKISMAPVGCRLWLKLRDEKCKRRETFLDPFTKRHTSSCHGVPLGGMGAGSIGRSYKGEFMRWQLFPRICEDKPVLANQFSVFVTRPNGERYSSVLCPKSPEPSSENSASGIGSWDWALGGQKSTYHALFPRAWTVYDGEPDPALKIVCRQISPFIPHNYKESSFPVAVFTFTLSNLGKTAADVTLLLTWANSIGGISGFSGHHFNSKFRTANGLPSVTFAIAAEESEDIHVSECPCFVISGNSQGITAKELWQEIKEHGSFDYLKSEEVSEPSEPGSQIGAAIAASLTIAAETVKTVSFSLAWACPEINFPSGRTYQRRYTKFYGTLGNAASKIAHDAIIEHQHWESVIEAWQRPILEDKKLPEWYPCTLFNELYYLNSGGTIWTDGSPPIHSVVTVGERKFSLDKSTSDLRNRNNVSEQKETAMDILERMTSMLEELHAPALLTSALGTNLLQKGEENVGQFLYLEGIEYHMYNTCDVHFYASFALTMLFPDLELSIQRDFAAAVMMHDPSKMGLLQDGTIVQRKVLGAVPHDIGMNDPWFVLNFYNLHNTDRWKDLNPKFVLQVYRDVVATGNNKFAQAVWPSVYVAMAYMEQFDKDGDGMIENEGFPDQTYDTWCVSGVSAYCGGLWVAALQAASALAREVGDKDNEDYFWFRFQRAKSVYAKLWNGSYFNYDNSGSSTSLSIQADQLAGQWYARACGLSPIVDEEKAKTSLEKVYDFNVLKVKDGRRGAANGMMPNGEPDACTMQSREIWSGVTYAVAAAMIQENMVETAFKTAVGVYEVAWSEQGQGYAFQTPEAWDLEGHYRSFCYMRPLAIWAMQWALTRPPVSISEIKPDIKEESVIRQHTGFLSVASLLKLSNEADSRSLFQVIFDYTCKRLLA comes from the exons ATGTtgaatgatgattttgataGAGGAGAAAGAGATTCTTCTAAGCATGGTGATGAG GTCAAAGTTGATTGTGGGGAGCCTCCATCTCTGGCATTGAAAAGAAAACTAAATAACAGGGAGAATGCCCTTTGTGAATTTGATCTGACTTTGCGAGAGAAAATCAGCATG GCCCCAGTAGGCTGCAGGCTATGGCTAAAACTTCGAGACGAAAAATGCAAAAGAAGG GAGACATTTCTGGATCCTTTCACGAAGCGTCACACATCATCTTGCCATGGAGTTCCTCTAGGTGGCATGGG TGCAGGAAGCATTGGAAGAAGCTACAAAGGTGAATTTATGCGTTGGCAACTCTTCCCTAGGATATGTGAAGATAAACCAGTTTTGGCAAACCAATTTTCT GTTTTTGTGACGCGTCCAAACGGTGAAAGATATTCGAGTGTACTATGCCCAAAAAGCCCAGAACCATCAAG CGAGAACTCTGCTTCTGGGATAGGATCTTGGGACTGGGCTCTGGGCGGGCAAAAATCCACATACCATGCACTGTTTCCCAGGGCTTGGACTGTATATGATG GCGAACCTGATCCAGCACTTAAAATAGTCTGTCGCCAAATTTCCCCCTTTATACCCCACAATTATAAGGAGAGCAGCTTTCCTGTGGCGGTGTTTACATTTACG TTGTCTAATTTAGGGAAGACGGCAGCAGATGTTACCTTGCTTTTAACATGGGCA AATTCAATAGGTGGGATTTCCGGGTTTTCTGGACACCATTTCAATTCCAAATTTAG GACTGCAAATGGATTGCCCTCGGTAACTTTTGCAATTGCAGCAGAAGAAAGTGAAGACATTCATGTCTCTGAGTGCCCATGTTTTGTGATATCTGGAAACTCCCAAGGCATCACAGCTAAAGAACTGTGGCAAGAAATAAAAGAG CATGGATCATTTGACTACCTAAAATCTGAAGAGGTATCGGAACCTTCGGAACCGGGTTCACAGATTGGGGCAGCCATAGCAGCTTCTCTCACTATTGCGGCAGAAACAGTGAAAACAGTGTCATTTTCGTTGGCATGGGCCTGTCCCGAAATAAATTTCCCCAGTGGAAGAACTTATCAGAG GCGCTACACCAAATTCTATGGCACTCTTGGTAACGCAGCGTCAAAAATTGCCCATGATGCTATTATTG AGCATCAGCATTGGGAATCAGTGATTGAAGCCTGGCAAAGACCTATTCTTGAAGATAAGAAGCTTCCTGAATG GTACCCTTGCACGCTCTTCAATGAGCTTTACTACCTTAACTCAGGGGGTACAATTTGGACAG ATGGTTCTCCACCAATTCATAGTGTGGTTACTGTTGGAGAAAGAAAATTTTCACTCGATAAATCCACTTCAGATCTTAGAAACAGAAACAACGTATCTGAGCAAAAGGAGACTGCCATGGACATTCTCGAAAGGATGACTTCGATGCTGGAGGAGCTTCATGCTCCTGCACTTTTGACATCTGCTTTGGGAACTAATCTGCTTCAAAAAGGAGAGGAAAATGTGGGCCAATTCTTATACCTCGAAGGAATTGAATATCACATGTATAACACTTGTGATGTCCATTTCTATGCATCATTTGCTTTAACTATGTTGTTTCCGGACcttgaacttagcatacaaAGGGACTTTGCTGCTGCAGTGATGATGCATGATCCTAGTAAGATGGGACTTCTACAGGATGGAACAATAGTCCAGCGAAAGGTTCTTGGTGCAGTTCCTCATGACATTGGAATGAATGATCCATGGTTTGTATTAAATTTCTACAATCTTCACAATACGGATAGGTGGAAAGATTTGAACCCAAAGTTTGTGCTGCAAGTCTACAGAGATGTAGTTGCTACGGGAAACAATAAATTTGCTCAAGCTGTATGGCCATCAGTTTATGTTGCAATGGCTTACATGGAGCAGTTTGATAAAGATGGGGATGGCATGATAGAAAATGAAGGGTTCCCGGATCAGACATATGATACTTGGTGTGTCTCCGGTGTGAGTGCATATTGTGGGGGTTTGTGGGTGGCAGCCTTGCAGGCTGCTTCAGCACTAGCTCGTGAAGTTGGAGATAAGGACAATGAGGATTACTTTTGGTTCAGGTTTCAGAGAGCAAAATCGGTATATGCAAAGTTATGGAATGGCTCTTATTTTAACTATGACAACAGTGGTAGCAGTACGAGCTTATCCATTCAAGCTGATCAGTTGGCCGGACAATG GTATGCTCGAGCTTGTGGTCTTTCACCTATTGTTGATGAAGAGAAGGCAAAAACCTCACTTGAGAAAGTATACGATTTCAATGTCTTGAAAGTAAAAGATGGGAGGAGAGGGGCAGCAAATGGGATGATGCCCAATGGAGAACCTGATGCATGCACCATGCAGTCGAGGGAAATATGGAGTGGAGTAACATACGCTGTTGCTGCTGCCATGATCCAGGAAAACATGGTCGAAACAGCATTTAAAACTGCAGTTGGCGTGTATGAAGTTGCATGGTCCGAACAAGGCCAAGG GTACGCATTTCAGACGCCTGAGGCTTGGGATCTTGAAGGCCATTACAGATCTTTCTGTTACATGAGGCCTCTGGCAATATGGGCAATGCAATGGGCGTTGACACGACCACCGGTTTCAATTTCGGAAATAAAGCCAGATATCAAGGAAGAATCTGTTATCAGGCAACATACAGGTTTTTTGAGCGTGGCTAGTCTGCTAAAGCTTTCAAATGAAGCTGATTCCAGAAGTCTTTTCCAGGTTATATTTGATTACACTTGTAAAAGGCTGTTGGCTTGA
- the LOC140879180 gene encoding uncharacterized protein isoform X1, translating to MLNDDFDRGERDSSKHGDEVKVDCGEPPSLALKRKLNNRENALCEFDLTLREKISMAPVGCRLWLKLRDEKCKRRETFLDPFTKRHTSSCHGVPLGGMGAGSIGRSYKGEFMRWQLFPRICEDKPVLANQFSVFVTRPNGERYSSVLCPKSPEPSSENSASGIGSWDWALGGQKSTYHALFPRAWTVYDGEPDPALKIVCRQISPFIPHNYKESSFPVAVFTFTLSNLGKTAADVTLLLTWANSIGGISGFSGHHFNSKFRTEDKSTGVLLHHMTANGLPSVTFAIAAEESEDIHVSECPCFVISGNSQGITAKELWQEIKEHGSFDYLKSEEVSEPSEPGSQIGAAIAASLTIAAETVKTVSFSLAWACPEINFPSGRTYQRRYTKFYGTLGNAASKIAHDAIIEHQHWESVIEAWQRPILEDKKLPEWYPCTLFNELYYLNSGGTIWTDGSPPIHSVVTVGERKFSLDKSTSDLRNRNNVSEQKETAMDILERMTSMLEELHAPALLTSALGTNLLQKGEENVGQFLYLEGIEYHMYNTCDVHFYASFALTMLFPDLELSIQRDFAAAVMMHDPSKMGLLQDGTIVQRKVLGAVPHDIGMNDPWFVLNFYNLHNTDRWKDLNPKFVLQVYRDVVATGNNKFAQAVWPSVYVAMAYMEQFDKDGDGMIENEGFPDQTYDTWCVSGVSAYCGGLWVAALQAASALAREVGDKDNEDYFWFRFQRAKSVYAKLWNGSYFNYDNSGSSTSLSIQADQLAGQWYARACGLSPIVDEEKAKTSLEKVYDFNVLKVKDGRRGAANGMMPNGEPDACTMQSREIWSGVTYAVAAAMIQENMVETAFKTAVGVYEVAWSEQGQGYAFQTPEAWDLEGHYRSFCYMRPLAIWAMQWALTRPPVSISEIKPDIKEESVIRQHTGFLSVASLLKLSNEADSRSLFQVIFDYTCKRLLA from the exons ATGTtgaatgatgattttgataGAGGAGAAAGAGATTCTTCTAAGCATGGTGATGAG GTCAAAGTTGATTGTGGGGAGCCTCCATCTCTGGCATTGAAAAGAAAACTAAATAACAGGGAGAATGCCCTTTGTGAATTTGATCTGACTTTGCGAGAGAAAATCAGCATG GCCCCAGTAGGCTGCAGGCTATGGCTAAAACTTCGAGACGAAAAATGCAAAAGAAGG GAGACATTTCTGGATCCTTTCACGAAGCGTCACACATCATCTTGCCATGGAGTTCCTCTAGGTGGCATGGG TGCAGGAAGCATTGGAAGAAGCTACAAAGGTGAATTTATGCGTTGGCAACTCTTCCCTAGGATATGTGAAGATAAACCAGTTTTGGCAAACCAATTTTCT GTTTTTGTGACGCGTCCAAACGGTGAAAGATATTCGAGTGTACTATGCCCAAAAAGCCCAGAACCATCAAG CGAGAACTCTGCTTCTGGGATAGGATCTTGGGACTGGGCTCTGGGCGGGCAAAAATCCACATACCATGCACTGTTTCCCAGGGCTTGGACTGTATATGATG GCGAACCTGATCCAGCACTTAAAATAGTCTGTCGCCAAATTTCCCCCTTTATACCCCACAATTATAAGGAGAGCAGCTTTCCTGTGGCGGTGTTTACATTTACG TTGTCTAATTTAGGGAAGACGGCAGCAGATGTTACCTTGCTTTTAACATGGGCA AATTCAATAGGTGGGATTTCCGGGTTTTCTGGACACCATTTCAATTCCAAATTTAG GACCGAGGATAAAAGCACTGGAGTTCTCTTGCATCATAT GACTGCAAATGGATTGCCCTCGGTAACTTTTGCAATTGCAGCAGAAGAAAGTGAAGACATTCATGTCTCTGAGTGCCCATGTTTTGTGATATCTGGAAACTCCCAAGGCATCACAGCTAAAGAACTGTGGCAAGAAATAAAAGAG CATGGATCATTTGACTACCTAAAATCTGAAGAGGTATCGGAACCTTCGGAACCGGGTTCACAGATTGGGGCAGCCATAGCAGCTTCTCTCACTATTGCGGCAGAAACAGTGAAAACAGTGTCATTTTCGTTGGCATGGGCCTGTCCCGAAATAAATTTCCCCAGTGGAAGAACTTATCAGAG GCGCTACACCAAATTCTATGGCACTCTTGGTAACGCAGCGTCAAAAATTGCCCATGATGCTATTATTG AGCATCAGCATTGGGAATCAGTGATTGAAGCCTGGCAAAGACCTATTCTTGAAGATAAGAAGCTTCCTGAATG GTACCCTTGCACGCTCTTCAATGAGCTTTACTACCTTAACTCAGGGGGTACAATTTGGACAG ATGGTTCTCCACCAATTCATAGTGTGGTTACTGTTGGAGAAAGAAAATTTTCACTCGATAAATCCACTTCAGATCTTAGAAACAGAAACAACGTATCTGAGCAAAAGGAGACTGCCATGGACATTCTCGAAAGGATGACTTCGATGCTGGAGGAGCTTCATGCTCCTGCACTTTTGACATCTGCTTTGGGAACTAATCTGCTTCAAAAAGGAGAGGAAAATGTGGGCCAATTCTTATACCTCGAAGGAATTGAATATCACATGTATAACACTTGTGATGTCCATTTCTATGCATCATTTGCTTTAACTATGTTGTTTCCGGACcttgaacttagcatacaaAGGGACTTTGCTGCTGCAGTGATGATGCATGATCCTAGTAAGATGGGACTTCTACAGGATGGAACAATAGTCCAGCGAAAGGTTCTTGGTGCAGTTCCTCATGACATTGGAATGAATGATCCATGGTTTGTATTAAATTTCTACAATCTTCACAATACGGATAGGTGGAAAGATTTGAACCCAAAGTTTGTGCTGCAAGTCTACAGAGATGTAGTTGCTACGGGAAACAATAAATTTGCTCAAGCTGTATGGCCATCAGTTTATGTTGCAATGGCTTACATGGAGCAGTTTGATAAAGATGGGGATGGCATGATAGAAAATGAAGGGTTCCCGGATCAGACATATGATACTTGGTGTGTCTCCGGTGTGAGTGCATATTGTGGGGGTTTGTGGGTGGCAGCCTTGCAGGCTGCTTCAGCACTAGCTCGTGAAGTTGGAGATAAGGACAATGAGGATTACTTTTGGTTCAGGTTTCAGAGAGCAAAATCGGTATATGCAAAGTTATGGAATGGCTCTTATTTTAACTATGACAACAGTGGTAGCAGTACGAGCTTATCCATTCAAGCTGATCAGTTGGCCGGACAATG GTATGCTCGAGCTTGTGGTCTTTCACCTATTGTTGATGAAGAGAAGGCAAAAACCTCACTTGAGAAAGTATACGATTTCAATGTCTTGAAAGTAAAAGATGGGAGGAGAGGGGCAGCAAATGGGATGATGCCCAATGGAGAACCTGATGCATGCACCATGCAGTCGAGGGAAATATGGAGTGGAGTAACATACGCTGTTGCTGCTGCCATGATCCAGGAAAACATGGTCGAAACAGCATTTAAAACTGCAGTTGGCGTGTATGAAGTTGCATGGTCCGAACAAGGCCAAGG GTACGCATTTCAGACGCCTGAGGCTTGGGATCTTGAAGGCCATTACAGATCTTTCTGTTACATGAGGCCTCTGGCAATATGGGCAATGCAATGGGCGTTGACACGACCACCGGTTTCAATTTCGGAAATAAAGCCAGATATCAAGGAAGAATCTGTTATCAGGCAACATACAGGTTTTTTGAGCGTGGCTAGTCTGCTAAAGCTTTCAAATGAAGCTGATTCCAGAAGTCTTTTCCAGGTTATATTTGATTACACTTGTAAAAGGCTGTTGGCTTGA
- the LOC140879180 gene encoding uncharacterized protein isoform X4, which translates to MWINSENSASGIGSWDWALGGQKSTYHALFPRAWTVYDGEPDPALKIVCRQISPFIPHNYKESSFPVAVFTFTLSNLGKTAADVTLLLTWANSIGGISGFSGHHFNSKFRTEDKSTGVLLHHMTANGLPSVTFAIAAEESEDIHVSECPCFVISGNSQGITAKELWQEIKEHGSFDYLKSEEVSEPSEPGSQIGAAIAASLTIAAETVKTVSFSLAWACPEINFPSGRTYQRRYTKFYGTLGNAASKIAHDAIIEHQHWESVIEAWQRPILEDKKLPEWYPCTLFNELYYLNSGGTIWTDGSPPIHSVVTVGERKFSLDKSTSDLRNRNNVSEQKETAMDILERMTSMLEELHAPALLTSALGTNLLQKGEENVGQFLYLEGIEYHMYNTCDVHFYASFALTMLFPDLELSIQRDFAAAVMMHDPSKMGLLQDGTIVQRKVLGAVPHDIGMNDPWFVLNFYNLHNTDRWKDLNPKFVLQVYRDVVATGNNKFAQAVWPSVYVAMAYMEQFDKDGDGMIENEGFPDQTYDTWCVSGVSAYCGGLWVAALQAASALAREVGDKDNEDYFWFRFQRAKSVYAKLWNGSYFNYDNSGSSTSLSIQADQLAGQWYARACGLSPIVDEEKAKTSLEKVYDFNVLKVKDGRRGAANGMMPNGEPDACTMQSREIWSGVTYAVAAAMIQENMVETAFKTAVGVYEVAWSEQGQGYAFQTPEAWDLEGHYRSFCYMRPLAIWAMQWALTRPPVSISEIKPDIKEESVIRQHTGFLSVASLLKLSNEADSRSLFQVIFDYTCKRLLA; encoded by the exons ATGTGGATAAACAGCGAGAACTCTGCTTCTGGGATAGGATCTTGGGACTGGGCTCTGGGCGGGCAAAAATCCACATACCATGCACTGTTTCCCAGGGCTTGGACTGTATATGATG GCGAACCTGATCCAGCACTTAAAATAGTCTGTCGCCAAATTTCCCCCTTTATACCCCACAATTATAAGGAGAGCAGCTTTCCTGTGGCGGTGTTTACATTTACG TTGTCTAATTTAGGGAAGACGGCAGCAGATGTTACCTTGCTTTTAACATGGGCA AATTCAATAGGTGGGATTTCCGGGTTTTCTGGACACCATTTCAATTCCAAATTTAG GACCGAGGATAAAAGCACTGGAGTTCTCTTGCATCATAT GACTGCAAATGGATTGCCCTCGGTAACTTTTGCAATTGCAGCAGAAGAAAGTGAAGACATTCATGTCTCTGAGTGCCCATGTTTTGTGATATCTGGAAACTCCCAAGGCATCACAGCTAAAGAACTGTGGCAAGAAATAAAAGAG CATGGATCATTTGACTACCTAAAATCTGAAGAGGTATCGGAACCTTCGGAACCGGGTTCACAGATTGGGGCAGCCATAGCAGCTTCTCTCACTATTGCGGCAGAAACAGTGAAAACAGTGTCATTTTCGTTGGCATGGGCCTGTCCCGAAATAAATTTCCCCAGTGGAAGAACTTATCAGAG GCGCTACACCAAATTCTATGGCACTCTTGGTAACGCAGCGTCAAAAATTGCCCATGATGCTATTATTG AGCATCAGCATTGGGAATCAGTGATTGAAGCCTGGCAAAGACCTATTCTTGAAGATAAGAAGCTTCCTGAATG GTACCCTTGCACGCTCTTCAATGAGCTTTACTACCTTAACTCAGGGGGTACAATTTGGACAG ATGGTTCTCCACCAATTCATAGTGTGGTTACTGTTGGAGAAAGAAAATTTTCACTCGATAAATCCACTTCAGATCTTAGAAACAGAAACAACGTATCTGAGCAAAAGGAGACTGCCATGGACATTCTCGAAAGGATGACTTCGATGCTGGAGGAGCTTCATGCTCCTGCACTTTTGACATCTGCTTTGGGAACTAATCTGCTTCAAAAAGGAGAGGAAAATGTGGGCCAATTCTTATACCTCGAAGGAATTGAATATCACATGTATAACACTTGTGATGTCCATTTCTATGCATCATTTGCTTTAACTATGTTGTTTCCGGACcttgaacttagcatacaaAGGGACTTTGCTGCTGCAGTGATGATGCATGATCCTAGTAAGATGGGACTTCTACAGGATGGAACAATAGTCCAGCGAAAGGTTCTTGGTGCAGTTCCTCATGACATTGGAATGAATGATCCATGGTTTGTATTAAATTTCTACAATCTTCACAATACGGATAGGTGGAAAGATTTGAACCCAAAGTTTGTGCTGCAAGTCTACAGAGATGTAGTTGCTACGGGAAACAATAAATTTGCTCAAGCTGTATGGCCATCAGTTTATGTTGCAATGGCTTACATGGAGCAGTTTGATAAAGATGGGGATGGCATGATAGAAAATGAAGGGTTCCCGGATCAGACATATGATACTTGGTGTGTCTCCGGTGTGAGTGCATATTGTGGGGGTTTGTGGGTGGCAGCCTTGCAGGCTGCTTCAGCACTAGCTCGTGAAGTTGGAGATAAGGACAATGAGGATTACTTTTGGTTCAGGTTTCAGAGAGCAAAATCGGTATATGCAAAGTTATGGAATGGCTCTTATTTTAACTATGACAACAGTGGTAGCAGTACGAGCTTATCCATTCAAGCTGATCAGTTGGCCGGACAATG GTATGCTCGAGCTTGTGGTCTTTCACCTATTGTTGATGAAGAGAAGGCAAAAACCTCACTTGAGAAAGTATACGATTTCAATGTCTTGAAAGTAAAAGATGGGAGGAGAGGGGCAGCAAATGGGATGATGCCCAATGGAGAACCTGATGCATGCACCATGCAGTCGAGGGAAATATGGAGTGGAGTAACATACGCTGTTGCTGCTGCCATGATCCAGGAAAACATGGTCGAAACAGCATTTAAAACTGCAGTTGGCGTGTATGAAGTTGCATGGTCCGAACAAGGCCAAGG GTACGCATTTCAGACGCCTGAGGCTTGGGATCTTGAAGGCCATTACAGATCTTTCTGTTACATGAGGCCTCTGGCAATATGGGCAATGCAATGGGCGTTGACACGACCACCGGTTTCAATTTCGGAAATAAAGCCAGATATCAAGGAAGAATCTGTTATCAGGCAACATACAGGTTTTTTGAGCGTGGCTAGTCTGCTAAAGCTTTCAAATGAAGCTGATTCCAGAAGTCTTTTCCAGGTTATATTTGATTACACTTGTAAAAGGCTGTTGGCTTGA
- the LOC140879180 gene encoding uncharacterized protein isoform X3: protein MRWQLFPRICEDKPVLANQFSVFVTRPNGERYSSVLCPKSPEPSSENSASGIGSWDWALGGQKSTYHALFPRAWTVYDGEPDPALKIVCRQISPFIPHNYKESSFPVAVFTFTLSNLGKTAADVTLLLTWANSIGGISGFSGHHFNSKFRTEDKSTGVLLHHMTANGLPSVTFAIAAEESEDIHVSECPCFVISGNSQGITAKELWQEIKEHGSFDYLKSEEVSEPSEPGSQIGAAIAASLTIAAETVKTVSFSLAWACPEINFPSGRTYQRRYTKFYGTLGNAASKIAHDAIIEHQHWESVIEAWQRPILEDKKLPEWYPCTLFNELYYLNSGGTIWTDGSPPIHSVVTVGERKFSLDKSTSDLRNRNNVSEQKETAMDILERMTSMLEELHAPALLTSALGTNLLQKGEENVGQFLYLEGIEYHMYNTCDVHFYASFALTMLFPDLELSIQRDFAAAVMMHDPSKMGLLQDGTIVQRKVLGAVPHDIGMNDPWFVLNFYNLHNTDRWKDLNPKFVLQVYRDVVATGNNKFAQAVWPSVYVAMAYMEQFDKDGDGMIENEGFPDQTYDTWCVSGVSAYCGGLWVAALQAASALAREVGDKDNEDYFWFRFQRAKSVYAKLWNGSYFNYDNSGSSTSLSIQADQLAGQWYARACGLSPIVDEEKAKTSLEKVYDFNVLKVKDGRRGAANGMMPNGEPDACTMQSREIWSGVTYAVAAAMIQENMVETAFKTAVGVYEVAWSEQGQGYAFQTPEAWDLEGHYRSFCYMRPLAIWAMQWALTRPPVSISEIKPDIKEESVIRQHTGFLSVASLLKLSNEADSRSLFQVIFDYTCKRLLA from the exons ATGCGTTGGCAACTCTTCCCTAGGATATGTGAAGATAAACCAGTTTTGGCAAACCAATTTTCT GTTTTTGTGACGCGTCCAAACGGTGAAAGATATTCGAGTGTACTATGCCCAAAAAGCCCAGAACCATCAAG CGAGAACTCTGCTTCTGGGATAGGATCTTGGGACTGGGCTCTGGGCGGGCAAAAATCCACATACCATGCACTGTTTCCCAGGGCTTGGACTGTATATGATG GCGAACCTGATCCAGCACTTAAAATAGTCTGTCGCCAAATTTCCCCCTTTATACCCCACAATTATAAGGAGAGCAGCTTTCCTGTGGCGGTGTTTACATTTACG TTGTCTAATTTAGGGAAGACGGCAGCAGATGTTACCTTGCTTTTAACATGGGCA AATTCAATAGGTGGGATTTCCGGGTTTTCTGGACACCATTTCAATTCCAAATTTAG GACCGAGGATAAAAGCACTGGAGTTCTCTTGCATCATAT GACTGCAAATGGATTGCCCTCGGTAACTTTTGCAATTGCAGCAGAAGAAAGTGAAGACATTCATGTCTCTGAGTGCCCATGTTTTGTGATATCTGGAAACTCCCAAGGCATCACAGCTAAAGAACTGTGGCAAGAAATAAAAGAG CATGGATCATTTGACTACCTAAAATCTGAAGAGGTATCGGAACCTTCGGAACCGGGTTCACAGATTGGGGCAGCCATAGCAGCTTCTCTCACTATTGCGGCAGAAACAGTGAAAACAGTGTCATTTTCGTTGGCATGGGCCTGTCCCGAAATAAATTTCCCCAGTGGAAGAACTTATCAGAG GCGCTACACCAAATTCTATGGCACTCTTGGTAACGCAGCGTCAAAAATTGCCCATGATGCTATTATTG AGCATCAGCATTGGGAATCAGTGATTGAAGCCTGGCAAAGACCTATTCTTGAAGATAAGAAGCTTCCTGAATG GTACCCTTGCACGCTCTTCAATGAGCTTTACTACCTTAACTCAGGGGGTACAATTTGGACAG ATGGTTCTCCACCAATTCATAGTGTGGTTACTGTTGGAGAAAGAAAATTTTCACTCGATAAATCCACTTCAGATCTTAGAAACAGAAACAACGTATCTGAGCAAAAGGAGACTGCCATGGACATTCTCGAAAGGATGACTTCGATGCTGGAGGAGCTTCATGCTCCTGCACTTTTGACATCTGCTTTGGGAACTAATCTGCTTCAAAAAGGAGAGGAAAATGTGGGCCAATTCTTATACCTCGAAGGAATTGAATATCACATGTATAACACTTGTGATGTCCATTTCTATGCATCATTTGCTTTAACTATGTTGTTTCCGGACcttgaacttagcatacaaAGGGACTTTGCTGCTGCAGTGATGATGCATGATCCTAGTAAGATGGGACTTCTACAGGATGGAACAATAGTCCAGCGAAAGGTTCTTGGTGCAGTTCCTCATGACATTGGAATGAATGATCCATGGTTTGTATTAAATTTCTACAATCTTCACAATACGGATAGGTGGAAAGATTTGAACCCAAAGTTTGTGCTGCAAGTCTACAGAGATGTAGTTGCTACGGGAAACAATAAATTTGCTCAAGCTGTATGGCCATCAGTTTATGTTGCAATGGCTTACATGGAGCAGTTTGATAAAGATGGGGATGGCATGATAGAAAATGAAGGGTTCCCGGATCAGACATATGATACTTGGTGTGTCTCCGGTGTGAGTGCATATTGTGGGGGTTTGTGGGTGGCAGCCTTGCAGGCTGCTTCAGCACTAGCTCGTGAAGTTGGAGATAAGGACAATGAGGATTACTTTTGGTTCAGGTTTCAGAGAGCAAAATCGGTATATGCAAAGTTATGGAATGGCTCTTATTTTAACTATGACAACAGTGGTAGCAGTACGAGCTTATCCATTCAAGCTGATCAGTTGGCCGGACAATG GTATGCTCGAGCTTGTGGTCTTTCACCTATTGTTGATGAAGAGAAGGCAAAAACCTCACTTGAGAAAGTATACGATTTCAATGTCTTGAAAGTAAAAGATGGGAGGAGAGGGGCAGCAAATGGGATGATGCCCAATGGAGAACCTGATGCATGCACCATGCAGTCGAGGGAAATATGGAGTGGAGTAACATACGCTGTTGCTGCTGCCATGATCCAGGAAAACATGGTCGAAACAGCATTTAAAACTGCAGTTGGCGTGTATGAAGTTGCATGGTCCGAACAAGGCCAAGG GTACGCATTTCAGACGCCTGAGGCTTGGGATCTTGAAGGCCATTACAGATCTTTCTGTTACATGAGGCCTCTGGCAATATGGGCAATGCAATGGGCGTTGACACGACCACCGGTTTCAATTTCGGAAATAAAGCCAGATATCAAGGAAGAATCTGTTATCAGGCAACATACAGGTTTTTTGAGCGTGGCTAGTCTGCTAAAGCTTTCAAATGAAGCTGATTCCAGAAGTCTTTTCCAGGTTATATTTGATTACACTTGTAAAAGGCTGTTGGCTTGA
- the LOC140881658 gene encoding cytochrome c, whose amino-acid sequence MATFNEAPPGDVKSGDKIFRTKCAQCHTVDKGAGHKQGPNLNGLFGRQSGTTPGYSYSAANKNMAVTWGENTLYDYLLNPKKYIPGTKMVFPGLKKPQDRADLISYLKEATS is encoded by the exons ATGGCGACATTCAACGAAGCACCGCCGGGCGACGTGAAATCGGGGGATAAGATCTTCAGAACCAAGTGCGCTCAGTGCCATACTGTCGACAAAGGCGCCGGCCACAAACAAG GACCGAACTTGAATGGCCTTTTTGGTAGACAATCTGGCACTACCCCTGGGTATTCTTACTCTGCTGCCAACAAAAACATGGCTGTAACCTGGGGAGAGAATACACTCTATGATTACTTGCTAAATCCTAAAAAG TACATACCAGGAACAAAGATGGTTTTTCCTGGACTGAAGAAACCTCAAGATCGTGCCGATCTAATTTCATATCTCAAGGAGGCAACCAGTTGA